The genomic window GTGGCCTCTCAGCCCGGTGCAACGTGCCAGAGAGCAGGCGGGACACCGCCCTGGCGAGAATCAACCCAATGTGGGTCACACCACCAGAACCTCGCGGCATGCGCGGGGGAAGCCCGATCAAAGGGACGTTTTTACGTGTGAATCCACCGCTTGGAGGGAGTAAGACAATGGCAAAAGGAACGTTCGAGCGCACCAAGCCCCACGTGAACATCGGCACCATCGGTCACGTCGACCACGGCAAGACCACCCTCACCGCCGCCATCACCTTCACCGCCGCTTCGGCTGACCCCACCATCGAAACCCTGGCCTACGACCAGATCGACAAGGCCCCCGAAGAAAAGGCCCGCGGCATCACCATCAACACCGCCCACGTCGAGTACCAGACCGAAACCCGGCACTACTCGCACGTCGACTGCCCCGGCCACGCCGACTACGTCAAGAACATGATCACCGGCGCGGCGCAGATGGACGGCGCCATCCTCGTCGTCAGCTCCGCTGACGGCCCCATGCCCCAGACCCGCGAGCACATCCTCCTCGCCCGTCAGGTCGGCGTGCCCTACATCGTCGTCTTCATGAACAAGGTCGACATGGTAGACGACGAAGAACTGCTGGAACTGGTCGAAATGGAAGTCCGCGAACTCCTCAGCAAGTACGAGTTCCCCGGCGACGACCTCCCCGTCGTCAAGGGCAGCGCTCTGCGCGCCCTCGAAGCCCTGCAGTCCAACCCCAAGATGGCCCGCGGCACCGACAAGTGGGTCGACTACATCTGGGAACTGCTCGACGCGGTCGATTCCTACATCCCCACCCCCGAGCGCGACACCGACAAGACCTTCCTGATGCCTGTCGAAGACGTGTTCACCATCACCGGTCGCGGCACCGTCGCCACGGGCCGCGTGGAACGCGGCACCGTCAAGGTCCAGGACGAAGTCGAAATCGTCGGCCTGACCGACACCCGCAAGACCACCGTGACCGGCATCGAAATGCACCGCAAGCTGCTCGACTCCGGGATGGCTGGTGACAACGTCGGCGTGCTGCTGCGCGGCGTCGCGCGCGACGACGTGGAACGTGGTCAGGTGCTCGCCAAGCCCGGCAGCATCAAGCCCCACACCAAGTTCGAAGCCAGCGTGTACGTGCTGAGCAAGGACGAAGGGGGCCGTCACAGCGCGTTCTTCGGTGGCTACCGCCCCCAGTTCTACTTCCGCACGACGGACGTGACGGGCGTGGTGGAACTGCAAGAAGGCGTGGAAATGGTGATGCCCGGTGACAACGTGACCTTCACGGTGGAACTGATCAAGCCGATCGCCATGGAAGAAGGCCTGCGCTTCGCCATCCGCGAAGGGGGCCGCACCGTCGGCGCCGGCGTCGTCTCCAAGGTTCTGGAGTAATAAGCATGGTTGCCCCGAAGATTCGTATCAAACTGCGTGGCTTTGACCACAAGGCGCTGGACCAGTCCGCGAGCAAGATCGTGGACACGGTCCGGCGCACCGGGGCGGACGTGAGCGGTCCCGTGCCGCTCCCCACCCGCATCCGCCGTTTCACCGTGCTGCGCAGCCCCTTCAAGTACAAGGACAGCCGCGAGCACTTTGAGATCCGCACCCACAACCGTCTGGTGGACATCATGAACCCCACCAAGAAGACCATCGATTCTCTGATGACCCTCGACCTGCCTACTGGCGTCGACATCGAGATCAAGACCGTCGGGGGCCGCGCATGAAGGGCATCCTCGGCACCAAGATCGGCATGACCCAGATCTGGAAAAACGACCGTGCGATCCCCGTGACGGTCGTGCTGGCGGGCCCTTGCCCCATCGTGCAGCGCAAGACCGCGCAGACCGACGGCTACGAAGCCGTGCAGATCGGTTACGCGCCCAAGGCCGAGCGCAAGGTGAACAAGCCCATGCAGGGTCACTTCGCCAAGGCGGGCGTCGCTCCGACGCGCATTCTGCGCGAGTTCCGCGGCTTCGCCCCTGACGGCGACAGCGTGAACGTGGACATCTTCGCTGAAGGCGAAAAGATCGACGCGACCGGCACCAGCAAGGGCAAAGGCACCCAGGGCGTCATGAAGCGCTGGAACTTTGCCGGTGGTCCCGCAAGCCACGGTTCGAAGAAGTGGCACCGCCGCCCCGGTTCGATCGGTCAGCGTAAGACCCCGGGCCGCGTGTACAAGGGCAAGCGCATGGCCGGCCACATGGGCATGGAGCGCGTGACCGTGCAGAACCTCGAAGTGGTGGAAATCCGTGCGGGCGAGAACCTGATTCTCGTTAAGGGCGCGATTCCCGGCGCCAACGGCGGACTCGTGGTGCTGCGCAGCGCCGCCAAAGCCAGTGCCGCCAAGGGAGGCAAGTAATGGCGCAGATCAACGTCATCGGGCAAAACGGCGGGCGCACCATCGAGCTCCCCCTGCCCGAGGTGAACAGCGGCGTGCTGCACGAAGTGGTGACCTGGCAACTCGCCAGCCGTCGCCGCGGCACCGCCAGCACCCGGACCCGCGCTCAGGTAAGCAAGACGGGCCGCAAGATGTACGGCCAGAAAGGCACCGGGAACGCCCGTCACGGCGACCGCAGCGTTCCCACCTTCGTGGGCGGCGGTGTGGCCTTCGGTCCCAAGCCCCGCAGCTACGACTACACCCTGCCCCGTCAGGTGCGTCAGCTCGGTCTGGCGATGGCAATTGCCAGCCGTCAGGAAGGTGGCAAGTTGGTTGCGGTGGACGGCTTTGACATCGCCGACGCCAAGACCAAGAACTTCATCAGCTGGGCCAAGCAAAACGGCCTGGACGGCACCGAGAAGGTCCTGCTGGTGACCGACGATGAGAACACCCGCCGCGCCGCGCGCAACGTGAGCTGGGTCAGCGTGCTACCGGTGGCCGGCGTGAACGTGTACGACATCCTGCGTCACGACCGCCTGGTGATCGACGCGGCTGCCCTCGAAATCGTGGAAGAAGAAGCCGGGGAGGAGCAGCAGTGAGCCACTACGACATTCTGCAGGCGCCCGTGATCAGCGAAAAGGCCTACTCGGCCATGGAGCGCGGCGTGTACTCGTTCTGGGTGAGCCCCAAGGCCACCAAGACCGAAATCAAGGACGCGATTCAGCAGGCGTTCGGGGTGCGGGTCATCGGCATCAGCACCATGAACGTGCCGGGCAAGCGCAAGCGCGTGGGCCGCTTTATCGGTCAGCGCAATGACCGCAAAAAGGCCATCGTGCGTCTCGCCGAAGGCCAGAGCATCGAGGCCCTGGCGGGCCAGGCCTAAGGAGATTTGAGACATGGCCGTCAAAAAGTACCGTCCCTATACCCCCAGCCGTCGCCAGATGACGACTGCGGACTTCAGCGGACTGACCAAGAAGCGCCCCGAGAAGGCGCTGACCGAGGCCCTCCCCAAGACCGGTGGGCGCAACAACCGTGGCCGCATCACCAGCCGCTTCATCGGCGGCGGGCACAAGCGCCTCTACCGCATCATCGACTTCAAGCGCCGTGACAAGAGTGGCGTGAACGCTAAGGTCGCTGCCATTGAGTACGATCCCAACCGCAGCGCCCGCATCGCCCTGCTGCACTACGCCGACGGCGAGAAGCGCTACATCCTGGCCCCCGAAGGTCTGACCGTGGGCGCGACCGTCAACGCCGGCCCCGAAGCCGAACCCAAGCTCGGCAACGCGCTGCCCCTGCGCTTCGTGCCGGTGGGTGCCGTGGTTCACGCGCTCGAACTGGTTCCCGGCAAGGGCGCTCAGCTCGCCCGCAGCGCCGGCACCAGCGTGCAGGTTCAGGGTAAGGAAAGCGACTACGT from Deinococcus radiodurans R1 = ATCC 13939 = DSM 20539 includes these protein-coding regions:
- a CDS encoding 50S ribosomal protein L23, which produces MSHYDILQAPVISEKAYSAMERGVYSFWVSPKATKTEIKDAIQQAFGVRVIGISTMNVPGKRKRVGRFIGQRNDRKKAIVRLAEGQSIEALAGQA
- the rpsJ gene encoding 30S ribosomal protein S10, which translates into the protein MVAPKIRIKLRGFDHKALDQSASKIVDTVRRTGADVSGPVPLPTRIRRFTVLRSPFKYKDSREHFEIRTHNRLVDIMNPTKKTIDSLMTLDLPTGVDIEIKTVGGRA
- the rplD gene encoding 50S ribosomal protein L4, whose product is MAQINVIGQNGGRTIELPLPEVNSGVLHEVVTWQLASRRRGTASTRTRAQVSKTGRKMYGQKGTGNARHGDRSVPTFVGGGVAFGPKPRSYDYTLPRQVRQLGLAMAIASRQEGGKLVAVDGFDIADAKTKNFISWAKQNGLDGTEKVLLVTDDENTRRAARNVSWVSVLPVAGVNVYDILRHDRLVIDAAALEIVEEEAGEEQQ
- the rplB gene encoding 50S ribosomal protein L2, with translation MAVKKYRPYTPSRRQMTTADFSGLTKKRPEKALTEALPKTGGRNNRGRITSRFIGGGHKRLYRIIDFKRRDKSGVNAKVAAIEYDPNRSARIALLHYADGEKRYILAPEGLTVGATVNAGPEAEPKLGNALPLRFVPVGAVVHALELVPGKGAQLARSAGTSVQVQGKESDYVIVRLPSGELRRVHSECYATIGAVGNAEHKNIVLGKAGRSRWLGRKPHQRGSAMNPVDHPHGGGEGRTGAGRVPVTPWGKPTKGLKTRRKRKTSDRFIVTRRK
- the tuf gene encoding elongation factor Tu: MAKGTFERTKPHVNIGTIGHVDHGKTTLTAAITFTAASADPTIETLAYDQIDKAPEEKARGITINTAHVEYQTETRHYSHVDCPGHADYVKNMITGAAQMDGAILVVSSADGPMPQTREHILLARQVGVPYIVVFMNKVDMVDDEELLELVEMEVRELLSKYEFPGDDLPVVKGSALRALEALQSNPKMARGTDKWVDYIWELLDAVDSYIPTPERDTDKTFLMPVEDVFTITGRGTVATGRVERGTVKVQDEVEIVGLTDTRKTTVTGIEMHRKLLDSGMAGDNVGVLLRGVARDDVERGQVLAKPGSIKPHTKFEASVYVLSKDEGGRHSAFFGGYRPQFYFRTTDVTGVVELQEGVEMVMPGDNVTFTVELIKPIAMEEGLRFAIREGGRTVGAGVVSKVLE
- the rplC gene encoding 50S ribosomal protein L3 → MKGILGTKIGMTQIWKNDRAIPVTVVLAGPCPIVQRKTAQTDGYEAVQIGYAPKAERKVNKPMQGHFAKAGVAPTRILREFRGFAPDGDSVNVDIFAEGEKIDATGTSKGKGTQGVMKRWNFAGGPASHGSKKWHRRPGSIGQRKTPGRVYKGKRMAGHMGMERVTVQNLEVVEIRAGENLILVKGAIPGANGGLVVLRSAAKASAAKGGK